One window of Pectobacterium carotovorum genomic DNA carries:
- the hflK gene encoding FtsH protease activity modulator HflK, with protein MAWNQPGNNGQDRDPWGSSSNNGGNSGGNNNKGGREQAPPDLDDIFRKLSKKLSDLGGGKGSGSSNSGNSGGPALGGRIVGIAAVAAVVIWAATGFYTIKEAERGVVTRFGKFSHLVGPGLNWKPTFIDSVRAVNVESVRELATSGVMLTSDENVVRVEMNVQYRVTQPEQYLFSVTNADDSLRQATDSALRGVIGKYTMDKILTEGRTIVRTDTQRVLEETVRPYNMGITLLDVNFQTARPPEEVKAAFDDAIAARENEQQYIREAEAYANEVQPRANGQAQRILEESRAYKTRTVLEAQGEVARFARVLPEYKAAPEITRERLYIETMERVLSHTRKVLVNDKGGNLMVLPLDQMLRGQGSDNTQSNNSSSASPLRLPGNSSGATNSNQTRSSNNGNIMDQRRANAQRDDFTRVGRE; from the coding sequence ATGGCGTGGAATCAGCCCGGTAATAACGGACAAGACCGCGACCCGTGGGGGAGCAGCAGCAATAATGGCGGCAACTCTGGCGGAAATAATAATAAAGGTGGCCGAGAGCAGGCGCCACCGGATCTGGACGACATCTTCCGTAAGCTGAGCAAAAAGCTCAGCGATCTGGGTGGCGGCAAAGGTTCAGGCTCAAGCAACAGCGGAAATTCTGGCGGCCCAGCACTGGGTGGTCGGATCGTCGGTATCGCTGCCGTCGCTGCGGTTGTCATCTGGGCTGCTACTGGTTTCTACACCATTAAAGAAGCGGAACGCGGTGTCGTCACGCGCTTTGGTAAATTCAGCCACTTGGTCGGACCCGGTCTTAACTGGAAACCGACCTTCATCGACTCAGTTCGCGCGGTGAACGTTGAATCGGTGCGTGAATTGGCGACGTCGGGCGTGATGTTGACGTCAGATGAAAACGTCGTGCGCGTTGAAATGAACGTGCAGTATCGTGTCACGCAACCAGAACAATATCTGTTCAGTGTCACCAATGCTGATGACAGCCTGCGTCAGGCAACTGACAGCGCGCTGCGCGGTGTTATTGGTAAGTACACGATGGACAAAATTTTGACGGAAGGCCGTACCATTGTGCGTACGGATACTCAGCGTGTACTGGAAGAAACCGTTCGTCCGTACAACATGGGGATCACGCTGCTGGACGTCAACTTCCAGACCGCGCGTCCGCCGGAAGAAGTGAAGGCCGCGTTTGATGATGCGATTGCCGCGCGTGAAAACGAACAGCAGTATATTCGTGAAGCGGAAGCGTACGCGAACGAAGTGCAACCGCGTGCCAACGGTCAGGCTCAGCGTATTCTGGAAGAGTCCCGCGCTTATAAAACCCGTACTGTTCTGGAAGCTCAGGGTGAAGTTGCCCGTTTTGCCAGAGTCTTACCGGAATATAAAGCGGCCCCTGAAATCACCCGCGAGCGTTTGTATATCGAAACCATGGAACGCGTGCTGAGTCATACCCGTAAAGTTCTGGTCAATGACAAGGGGGGCAACCTGATGGTGCTGCCGTTGGATCAGATGCTGCGTGGACAAGGCAGTGACAATACGCAAAGCAATAACAGCAGCAGCGCTAGCCCACTGCGTTTGCCTGGCAACAGCAGCGGTGCGACGAATAGCAACCAGACGCGCAGCAGTAACAATGGAAATATCATGGATCAGCGCAGAGCAAATGCGCAGCGTGATGACTTCACTCGAGTAGGGAGAGAATAA
- the hflC gene encoding protease modulator HflC, translated as MRKPLLFILILVLMVVYASLFVVQEGQRGIVMRFGKVLRDDDNKPLIYAPGLQFKIPFIDSVKMLDARIQTMENQADRFITKEQKDLIVDSYLKWRISDFSRYYLATGGGDISQAEVLLKRKFSDRLRSEIGRLDVKGIVTDSRGQLMSDVREALNTGTGETTEADNAIASAAARVEKETASNEPHINPNSMAALGIEVIDVRIKQINLPTEVSDAIYQRMRAEREAVARRHRSQGQEEAEKLKATADYEVTRTLAEAERQGRITRGEGDAEAAKLFANAFSEDPDFYSFVRSLRAYESSFSNNQDVMVLSPDSDFFRYMKSPDSSMAPRR; from the coding sequence ATGCGTAAGCCCTTACTATTTATCCTGATCCTGGTACTGATGGTGGTCTATGCGTCACTGTTTGTGGTGCAGGAAGGCCAGCGCGGCATCGTGATGCGTTTTGGCAAAGTATTGCGTGATGATGACAACAAACCGCTGATTTATGCGCCGGGATTGCAGTTCAAGATTCCGTTTATCGACTCAGTGAAAATGCTGGATGCGCGTATCCAGACCATGGAAAACCAGGCTGACCGCTTTATCACTAAAGAGCAGAAAGACCTGATTGTCGATTCTTACCTCAAATGGCGTATCAGCGATTTCAGCCGCTATTATCTGGCAACGGGCGGTGGTGACATCTCTCAGGCTGAAGTACTGCTGAAACGTAAATTCAGTGACCGTCTGCGTTCCGAGATTGGTCGTCTGGATGTAAAAGGCATCGTTACCGACTCACGTGGTCAACTGATGTCCGACGTGCGTGAAGCGCTGAATACGGGTACCGGTGAAACGACCGAGGCCGATAATGCGATTGCTTCTGCTGCTGCACGTGTCGAGAAAGAGACGGCGAGCAACGAGCCTCACATCAACCCTAACAGCATGGCTGCGCTGGGTATTGAGGTTATCGATGTGCGAATTAAGCAAATCAACCTGCCAACTGAAGTGTCTGACGCTATTTACCAACGTATGCGTGCAGAGCGTGAAGCGGTAGCGCGTCGCCACCGTTCACAAGGTCAGGAAGAAGCTGAAAAGCTGAAAGCGACGGCAGACTATGAAGTTACCCGTACGCTGGCTGAAGCTGAGCGTCAAGGGCGTATTACCCGTGGTGAAGGGGATGCCGAAGCGGCGAAACTGTTCGCTAACGCATTCAGTGAAGATCCTGACTTCTACTCTTTCGTTCGTAGCCTGCGTGCTTACGAAAGCAGCTTCAGTAATAATCAGGACGTCATGGTTCTCAGCCCGGATAGTGACTTCTTCCGCTACATGAAGTCACCGGACAGCAGCATGGCACCACGCCGCTGA
- a CDS encoding DUF2065 domain-containing protein, protein MNSTIWLALGLVLVLEGLGPLLFPRLWRRMILGIAQLPDTILRRFGGGIVVAGCVIYYMLRSRMGG, encoded by the coding sequence ATGAATTCAACGATTTGGCTGGCGCTTGGGCTAGTTTTGGTACTCGAAGGATTGGGGCCGTTACTGTTTCCTCGACTCTGGCGACGTATGATTTTGGGAATAGCGCAGTTGCCGGATACTATTTTGCGCCGTTTTGGCGGCGGAATAGTTGTTGCAGGGTGCGTGATCTACTACATGTTGCGTAGCCGGATGGGTGGCTAA
- a CDS encoding adenylosuccinate synthase, whose translation MGKNVVVLGTQWGDEGKGKVVDLLTERAKYVVRYQGGHNAGHTLVINGEKTVLHLIPSGILRENVVSIIGNGVVLAPDALMKEMTELEARGVPVRERLLLSEACPLILPYHVALDNAREKARGAKAIGTTGRGIGPAYEDKVARRGLRVGDLFDKETFAVKLKEIVEYHNFQLVNYYKADAVDYQKVLDDVLAIADILTAMVVDVSDLLYKAHLRGDFVMFEGAQGTLLDIDHGTYPYVTSSNTTAGGVATGSGLGPRYVDYVLGIVKAYSTRVGAGPFPTELFEDVGEHLSQKGNEFGATTGRRRRTGWLDAVAVRRAVQINSLSGFCLTKLDVLDGLKEIKICVGYRLPNGSEVDTTPLAAEGWEGLEPIYETMPGWSESTFGVKDHSKLPQAALNYIKRIEEITGVPIDIISTGPDRSETMVLRDPFDA comes from the coding sequence ATGGGTAAGAACGTCGTCGTACTGGGCACCCAATGGGGTGACGAAGGTAAAGGCAAGGTCGTTGACCTGCTGACTGAACGGGCTAAATATGTTGTGCGCTATCAGGGCGGACACAACGCTGGCCACACGCTGGTTATCAACGGTGAAAAAACCGTCCTTCATTTAATTCCTTCTGGCATTCTGCGTGAAAATGTTGTCAGCATCATCGGTAACGGTGTTGTGCTGGCGCCTGACGCATTGATGAAAGAAATGACGGAGCTTGAAGCGCGTGGCGTCCCGGTACGCGAGCGTCTGCTGCTTTCTGAAGCCTGTCCGTTAATCCTGCCTTATCACGTCGCGCTGGATAACGCGCGTGAAAAAGCGCGTGGTGCGAAAGCAATTGGTACGACTGGCCGCGGTATCGGTCCTGCGTATGAAGATAAAGTGGCTCGCCGTGGCCTGCGCGTTGGCGATCTGTTTGATAAAGAAACTTTTGCTGTCAAACTGAAAGAGATCGTTGAATACCACAACTTCCAGTTGGTTAACTACTATAAAGCGGATGCAGTCGACTACCAGAAAGTGTTGGATGACGTGCTGGCGATTGCCGATATTCTGACCGCAATGGTCGTTGATGTTTCCGATCTGCTGTACAAAGCGCACCTGCGTGGCGATTTCGTCATGTTTGAAGGCGCTCAGGGTACGCTACTGGATATCGACCACGGTACTTATCCATACGTGACCTCCTCAAACACCACTGCGGGCGGCGTTGCTACCGGCTCTGGTCTGGGTCCACGCTATGTAGATTACGTACTGGGTATTGTTAAAGCTTACTCTACCCGTGTAGGTGCAGGTCCATTCCCGACTGAACTGTTTGAAGACGTGGGCGAGCATCTGTCTCAAAAAGGTAACGAGTTTGGCGCGACAACGGGTCGTCGTCGTCGTACTGGCTGGCTGGATGCGGTTGCCGTACGTCGTGCAGTACAGATCAACTCGCTGTCTGGTTTCTGCCTGACTAAGCTGGATGTTCTGGACGGCCTGAAAGAAATTAAAATCTGCGTAGGCTATCGTTTGCCGAATGGCAGTGAAGTGGATACCACTCCGCTGGCTGCTGAAGGCTGGGAAGGTCTTGAGCCGATTTACGAAACGATGCCGGGCTGGTCTGAAAGCACGTTTGGTGTGAAAGATCACAGCAAACTGCCGCAGGCTGCGCTGAACTACATCAAACGTATCGAAGAAATCACGGGTGTGCCGATTGATATTATTTCTACCGGCCCAGATCGTAGCGAAACGATGGTGTTGCGCGATCCGTTCGACGCTTGA
- the mpl gene encoding UDP-N-acetylmuramate:L-alanyl-gamma-D-glutamyl-meso-diaminopimelate ligase — translation MRIHILGICGTFMGGLALLARSLGHDVTGSDANVYPPMSTLLEKQGITLIQGYDPAQLNPAPDLVIIGNAMTRGNPCVEAVLEQGLPYVSGPQWLHDYVLRDRWVIAVAGTHGKTTTAGMVTWILEDCGYQPGFVIGGVPGNFTVSARLGDSPFMVIEADEYDCAFFDKRSKFVHYCPRTLVLNNLEFDHADIFDDLKAIQKQFHHLVRLVPGSGKIILPTNDLSLKQVMGMGCWSEQELVGEEGVWRAQKVAIDASQYQVYLNNELVGEVHWKLVGEHNMHNGLMAIAAAHHVGVLPADACRALGGFINARRRLELRGTEHGVTVYDDFAHHPTAILATLSALRSKVGGTARILAVLEPRSNTMKLGMCKNELAPSLGRADEVFLFQPAHIPWQVVEVAEACVQPAHWSADIDTLVENIVKTAQPGDHILVMSNGGFSNIHNKLLNGLKKKAQKAKDAQE, via the coding sequence ATGCGTATTCATATTTTAGGTATCTGTGGCACCTTTATGGGTGGCCTTGCCCTGCTTGCTCGTTCACTGGGGCATGACGTCACAGGCTCAGATGCAAATGTTTATCCCCCCATGAGTACCTTACTTGAAAAGCAGGGAATCACGCTGATTCAGGGATACGATCCGGCACAGCTTAACCCCGCCCCTGATTTAGTCATCATCGGTAATGCGATGACACGTGGCAACCCGTGCGTCGAAGCCGTACTGGAGCAGGGATTACCTTATGTTTCCGGTCCACAGTGGCTGCATGATTATGTGCTACGCGATCGCTGGGTGATTGCCGTCGCGGGAACGCATGGTAAAACCACCACGGCGGGGATGGTCACCTGGATTCTGGAAGATTGCGGCTACCAGCCCGGTTTTGTCATCGGCGGCGTTCCCGGCAACTTCACCGTTTCCGCACGACTGGGCGACAGCCCGTTCATGGTGATCGAAGCCGACGAATACGACTGTGCATTCTTCGACAAGCGTTCCAAATTCGTACACTACTGCCCAAGAACGCTGGTGCTCAACAATCTTGAGTTCGATCACGCCGACATCTTTGACGATCTGAAAGCCATTCAGAAACAGTTCCATCATCTTGTACGACTGGTGCCGGGCAGTGGGAAGATCATCCTGCCAACCAATGACCTTAGCCTCAAACAGGTGATGGGAATGGGATGCTGGAGTGAACAAGAGTTGGTTGGCGAAGAAGGCGTGTGGCGTGCACAAAAGGTCGCGATCGATGCCAGCCAATATCAGGTTTACCTGAATAATGAACTCGTCGGTGAAGTCCACTGGAAACTGGTGGGCGAACACAACATGCACAACGGGCTGATGGCTATCGCTGCCGCACACCACGTCGGCGTGTTACCCGCTGATGCCTGCCGCGCGCTGGGCGGATTTATCAACGCACGCCGTCGCCTTGAATTACGCGGTACGGAGCATGGCGTCACGGTTTATGACGATTTTGCGCATCACCCAACTGCAATTCTGGCGACGCTATCGGCGCTACGTAGCAAGGTTGGCGGCACGGCTCGTATTCTGGCAGTACTTGAACCTCGTTCGAACACCATGAAATTGGGGATGTGCAAAAATGAACTGGCGCCGTCATTAGGTCGCGCCGATGAAGTTTTCCTATTCCAGCCCGCACATATTCCGTGGCAGGTCGTAGAAGTCGCGGAAGCCTGCGTCCAACCCGCTCACTGGAGCGCGGATATTGACACGCTGGTAGAAAATATCGTCAAGACCGCGCAGCCTGGCGACCATATTTTGGTGATGAGCAACGGCGGGTTCAGCAACATCCACAATAAGCTGTTGAATGGTCTGAAAAAGAAAGCGCAGAAGGCGAAAGACGCTCAAGAGTAA
- the fbp gene encoding class 1 fructose-bisphosphatase, with product MKTLGEFIVEKQHDFSHATGELTALLSAIKLGAKIIHRDINKAGLVDILGASGISNVQGEVQMKLDLYANEKLKAALKARGEVAGIASEEEDEIVIFEGDKAENAKYVVLMDPLDGSSNIDVNVSVGTIFSIYRRITPLGTSVTEADFLQPGSQQVAAGYIVYGSSTMLVYTTGHGVHAFTYDPSLGVFCLSHEKVCFPEKGNMYSINEGNYIKFPVGVKKYIKYCQEQDEETQRPYTSRYIGSLVADFHRNLLKGGIYLYPSTASYPKGKLRLLYECNPMAFLAEQAGGKASDGKNRILDITPEKLHQRSPFFVGTESMVDDVERFIREFPDA from the coding sequence ATGAAAACGTTAGGCGAATTTATCGTCGAAAAACAGCACGATTTCTCTCACGCCACAGGTGAGCTTACCGCGCTGCTGTCTGCTATTAAACTGGGTGCCAAGATTATTCACCGTGATATCAACAAAGCGGGTTTGGTTGATATCCTGGGAGCCAGCGGTATTTCTAATGTTCAGGGCGAAGTGCAGATGAAGCTCGATCTGTATGCCAATGAGAAACTGAAAGCGGCATTAAAAGCGCGTGGTGAAGTGGCAGGTATCGCCTCCGAAGAAGAAGACGAAATTGTTATCTTTGAAGGTGATAAGGCGGAAAATGCCAAGTATGTGGTTCTGATGGATCCGCTGGACGGCTCATCGAATATTGATGTGAACGTCTCCGTCGGTACGATTTTCTCTATTTATCGCCGTATTACGCCGCTGGGAACGTCAGTCACGGAAGCTGACTTCTTACAGCCGGGTAGTCAGCAGGTTGCTGCGGGCTACATCGTTTACGGTTCTTCTACCATGCTGGTGTACACCACGGGTCACGGCGTTCACGCCTTTACCTACGATCCGTCGCTCGGTGTATTCTGTCTCTCGCATGAAAAAGTTTGCTTCCCGGAAAAAGGGAATATGTATTCCATCAACGAAGGGAACTACATCAAGTTTCCTGTCGGCGTGAAGAAATACATCAAATACTGTCAGGAGCAGGATGAAGAGACGCAGCGTCCTTATACGTCGCGTTACATCGGTTCACTGGTTGCGGATTTCCACCGTAATCTCCTGAAAGGCGGGATTTACCTGTACCCGAGCACGGCGAGCTATCCGAAAGGCAAACTGCGTTTGCTATACGAGTGCAACCCGATGGCGTTTCTGGCGGAGCAGGCGGGCGGCAAGGCCAGCGACGGTAAAAACCGTATTCTGGATATCACGCCAGAGAAACTGCATCAGCGTTCACCGTTCTTCGTAGGAACAGAATCCATGGTTGATGACGTCGAACGTTTCATCCGTGAATTCCCAGATGCCTAA
- the ruvX gene encoding Holliday junction resolvase RuvX, with translation MSSRTILAFDFGTKSIGVAIGQEITGTARALTSFKAQEGIPDWQKVEKLLSEWQPDLVVVGLPLNMDGTEQPLTARARKFANRLHGRFGIAIELHDERLSTVEARADLFERGGFKALDKGSVDAASAVIILESWFDAQL, from the coding sequence ATGAGTAGCAGAACCATTCTTGCCTTTGATTTTGGTACAAAAAGTATCGGTGTCGCTATCGGTCAGGAGATTACCGGTACGGCACGCGCACTGACATCATTCAAGGCGCAGGAAGGGATACCCGACTGGCAAAAAGTGGAGAAGCTGTTGTCAGAATGGCAGCCCGATCTGGTCGTCGTCGGCCTGCCGCTCAACATGGATGGCACCGAGCAACCGCTGACAGCACGGGCACGGAAGTTCGCTAACCGGCTGCATGGCCGTTTTGGCATCGCTATTGAGCTACACGATGAACGCTTGAGTACAGTGGAAGCGCGAGCCGATCTCTTCGAACGCGGTGGCTTTAAAGCGCTGGATAAAGGTAGCGTAGACGCGGCTTCTGCCGTGATTATTCTGGAAAGCTGGTTCGACGCACAGCTTTAA
- a CDS encoding YqgE/AlgH family protein, which translates to MNLQHHFLIAMPALQDSVFKRSVVYICEHNEDGAMGLIINKPMDQFSVENVLKKLKIDPTPRDPAIRLDKPVFVGGPLADDRGFILHTPCSGFGSSISISEDTMITTSKDVLETLGTPQQPKNTLVALGYSAWENGQLEEELLDNAWLTTPADQDILFHTPIAERWRAAARKLGIDIHNISTEAGHA; encoded by the coding sequence ATGAATTTACAGCATCACTTCCTCATTGCTATGCCAGCACTACAGGACTCTGTATTTAAACGTTCGGTGGTCTATATCTGCGAACATAATGAAGACGGAGCCATGGGGCTGATCATCAACAAACCGATGGATCAGTTTTCCGTGGAAAATGTGCTGAAAAAGCTAAAAATAGACCCAACGCCGCGCGATCCCGCCATCCGATTGGATAAACCCGTCTTTGTGGGCGGCCCACTGGCGGACGACCGTGGCTTTATCCTGCATACGCCCTGCTCCGGTTTTGGTTCCAGCATCAGTATTTCTGAAGACACTATGATCACCACGTCAAAAGACGTGCTGGAAACGTTAGGCACACCCCAGCAGCCGAAAAATACGCTGGTCGCATTAGGCTATTCCGCCTGGGAGAACGGCCAGTTGGAAGAAGAACTGCTGGATAATGCCTGGCTGACGACGCCAGCCGATCAAGACATTCTGTTCCATACGCCAATTGCCGAACGCTGGCGAGCGGCGGCCAGGAAGTTGGGCATCGATATTCATAATATCTCCACCGAAGCAGGACATGCCTGA
- the gshB gene encoding glutathione synthase, which produces MIKLGIVMDPIDTINIKKDTSFAMLLEAQRRGWELHYMEMNDLYMHAGVARATTRRLSVQYDYDGWYDFSGEQDIALEELDVVLMRKDPPFDTEFIYATYILERAEEKGTLIVNKPQSLRDCNEKLFTAWFPHLTPDTLVTRRADKLRQFHEKHGDVILKPLDGMGGASIFRLKQDDANVSVIIETLTEHATRYCMAQNYLPAIKDGDKRVLVVDGEPVPYCLARIPKSGETRGNLAAGGRGEARPLTESDWKIARDVAPTLKAKGLIFVGLDIIGDRLTEINVTSPTCVREIEAAYPDVSITGMLMDAIEKRLAARTR; this is translated from the coding sequence ATGATCAAACTCGGTATCGTGATGGACCCGATTGACACCATCAATATCAAGAAAGACACCAGCTTTGCCATGCTGCTGGAAGCACAGCGCCGTGGTTGGGAACTGCATTATATGGAGATGAACGATCTCTATATGCATGCGGGCGTCGCGCGTGCAACAACGCGTCGCCTGAGCGTCCAGTACGATTACGACGGCTGGTACGATTTCTCCGGTGAACAGGATATTGCGCTGGAAGAGTTGGATGTGGTGCTAATGCGTAAAGATCCACCGTTCGATACGGAATTCATCTACGCCACCTATATCCTTGAACGTGCGGAAGAGAAAGGCACGCTCATCGTCAACAAGCCGCAGAGCCTGCGTGATTGCAATGAGAAGCTGTTCACCGCCTGGTTCCCGCATCTAACCCCTGATACGCTCGTTACGCGTCGTGCAGACAAACTGCGTCAGTTCCATGAAAAACACGGCGACGTCATTCTCAAACCACTCGACGGCATGGGCGGTGCGTCTATTTTCCGTTTGAAGCAGGATGATGCCAACGTCTCGGTCATTATCGAAACGCTGACCGAACACGCGACCCGCTACTGCATGGCGCAAAACTATCTGCCTGCAATTAAAGATGGCGACAAACGCGTACTGGTGGTTGATGGCGAACCCGTGCCTTACTGCCTAGCGCGTATCCCGAAAAGCGGTGAGACACGCGGCAATCTGGCAGCCGGTGGGCGCGGCGAAGCGCGTCCGCTGACCGAAAGCGACTGGAAAATCGCCCGTGACGTCGCACCAACGCTAAAAGCCAAAGGCCTGATTTTCGTCGGTCTGGATATTATCGGTGACCGCCTGACAGAAATTAACGTCACCAGCCCAACCTGCGTGCGTGAAATCGAAGCGGCTTACCCAGATGTTTCCATCACTGGCATGCTGATGGACGCCATTGAAAAACGTCTGGCTGCACGTACTCGCTAA
- the rsmE gene encoding 16S rRNA (uracil(1498)-N(3))-methyltransferase, which yields MRVPRIFHPETLSLNGGEAELSDDAANHVGRVLRMTTGQSLQLFDGSNHVFDAEIIAAGKKSVRVRFTAGKLEDKESPLHLHLGQVMSRGEKMEFTIQKSIELGVNVITPLLSERCGVKLDAERMEKKISQWQKIAVAACEQSGRNCVPLVRPAMTLEAWCAEQDDALKLNLHPRATQSINTLPLPVARVRLLIGPEGGLTAGEITMTSEHGFTDILLGPRVLRTETTALTAMTALQVRFGDLG from the coding sequence ATGCGAGTACCACGCATTTTTCATCCCGAAACACTCTCCCTTAACGGCGGTGAAGCCGAACTGAGTGACGATGCCGCCAATCACGTGGGTCGCGTGTTACGCATGACGACGGGTCAGTCATTGCAGCTGTTTGATGGCAGCAATCATGTCTTTGATGCAGAAATCATCGCGGCTGGCAAAAAGAGTGTGCGCGTTCGCTTCACAGCAGGTAAGTTGGAAGATAAAGAATCGCCCCTACATTTACATCTGGGACAGGTGATGTCTCGCGGCGAGAAGATGGAATTTACCATTCAGAAATCCATCGAGCTGGGCGTCAATGTGATTACCCCACTGCTTTCTGAACGCTGTGGCGTCAAACTGGATGCCGAGCGTATGGAGAAAAAAATTAGCCAGTGGCAGAAAATTGCGGTCGCCGCCTGTGAACAGTCCGGCCGCAATTGTGTGCCGCTGGTACGACCAGCGATGACGCTGGAAGCCTGGTGTGCGGAACAAGACGACGCGTTGAAATTGAATCTGCACCCACGCGCCACACAGAGTATCAATACGTTACCACTGCCGGTCGCTCGGGTCAGGCTACTGATTGGCCCGGAAGGCGGACTCACCGCCGGTGAAATTACCATGACCTCAGAACACGGATTCACTGATATCCTGTTGGGGCCACGCGTTTTGCGCACAGAAACCACTGCACTCACCGCCATGACCGCCTTACAGGTACGTTTCGGCGATTTGGGGTAA
- the endA gene encoding deoxyribonuclease I: MLRKILAIAAVGAGLFSATALGQNINNFSQAKAAAVDINRDAPGSFYCGCKITWQGKKGTPDLESCGYQVRKNEQRASRIEWEHVVPAWQFGHQRQCWQDGGRKNCNSDPVYREMETDLHNLQPAIGEVNGDRGNAMYGQWNGGASQYGQCEMKVDFKNNLAEPPTRARGQIARTYFYMRDRYQLRLSSQQTQLFEAWDKQYPVTQWECTRNQRIAAKQGNPNPYVQQACQR; the protein is encoded by the coding sequence ATGCTACGCAAAATTCTCGCTATCGCCGCCGTGGGCGCGGGTCTGTTTTCGGCTACCGCGCTGGGTCAAAACATCAATAATTTTTCGCAGGCAAAAGCCGCCGCTGTCGACATTAATCGCGATGCGCCGGGCTCGTTCTACTGCGGCTGTAAGATTACGTGGCAGGGCAAGAAAGGTACGCCCGATCTTGAATCCTGCGGTTATCAGGTCAGGAAAAATGAACAGCGTGCCAGCCGCATCGAGTGGGAGCATGTTGTGCCCGCCTGGCAGTTCGGCCACCAGCGCCAGTGCTGGCAAGACGGCGGCAGAAAGAACTGTAACAGCGACCCTGTCTACCGTGAGATGGAAACCGATTTGCATAACCTGCAACCCGCTATCGGCGAGGTCAACGGCGATCGCGGCAATGCCATGTATGGACAATGGAACGGTGGTGCATCCCAATATGGTCAATGCGAGATGAAGGTCGACTTCAAAAATAATCTGGCAGAACCGCCCACTCGCGCTCGCGGCCAGATCGCTCGCACCTATTTCTACATGCGTGACCGCTATCAGTTACGCCTTTCCAGCCAGCAAACCCAGCTGTTCGAAGCCTGGGATAAGCAATACCCGGTCACCCAGTGGGAATGTACCCGCAATCAGCGCATCGCCGCAAAACAGGGAAACCCGAATCCCTACGTTCAACAGGCTTGCCAGCGCTAG
- a CDS encoding SprT family zinc-dependent metalloprotease — protein sequence MNTPRIPIASHQAVMCCLRDKLQQANFTLKTSYTEPTVNYQQRGATAGTAWLQHWEIRLNPVLLQENQQTFIDEVVPHELAHLLVYARFGRVAPHGKEWRWMMENVLCVPAKRTHRFAVQSVQGKTFTYLCDCQRHELTIRRHNRVLRGETEYRCRRCGKILRHDVKNSI from the coding sequence ATGAACACACCCCGAATCCCGATTGCCAGCCACCAGGCTGTGATGTGCTGCCTGCGTGATAAATTGCAGCAGGCCAACTTCACTTTGAAAACGAGCTACACTGAACCAACGGTGAATTACCAGCAGCGCGGCGCTACAGCAGGAACGGCCTGGCTGCAACACTGGGAAATTCGGCTAAATCCCGTCTTGTTGCAGGAAAACCAGCAGACTTTTATCGATGAAGTGGTTCCCCATGAACTGGCTCATCTGCTGGTCTATGCGCGTTTTGGCCGTGTCGCACCGCATGGCAAGGAATGGCGCTGGATGATGGAAAACGTGCTGTGCGTCCCGGCAAAACGCACGCATCGGTTTGCGGTACAATCCGTACAGGGGAAAACTTTCACTTACCTGTGTGATTGCCAACGGCATGAGTTGACGATCCGTCGGCACAATCGGGTGCTGCGCGGCGAAACAGAATATCGCTGTCGTCGTTGCGGGAAAATCTTACGTCATGATGTAAAAAATTCTATTTAA